Proteins encoded within one genomic window of Cytophagales bacterium:
- a CDS encoding M23/M56 family metallopeptidase, with protein sequence MEWFSYLLKVMACQACFLLVYQVLLKPAGMHRWSRIYLGVVILLSFMIPLLHVQIQTENPLPMSVLEEEFVIPFEQAFIGDNQSPNPVQSDRTWGTVLLYVAIGIYLLIATFLLVKYFVNLKVIITQIKKLPYDKLKGIKFYETDGLGPYSFFESVFIPRDIKSSQGYAQVVEHELAHARHWHSLDRIIIDFIVALLWFNPFIYWYRNALKAVHEFQADEQVLKRFPDKIAYQEILYLQLFKPVVGLASHFNATLIKKRIVMMNRKKINLYRWLPVLSIPAILCLSLAFSLKEVHEPVELALQHHLNLGPDTHLSPQIELPQKEDIPDISPIKASDLTRMSSAFGMRKDPRTKVRKHHRGVDFSAPIGTDVYATADGVIKTAQSRKGGYGIMVEITHGDEGEYTTRYAHMDSYQVEVGQEVKKGEIIGKVGNSGLSYGPHLHYEVHVDGKPVDPQKYITEK encoded by the coding sequence ATGGAATGGTTCAGCTATCTGCTGAAAGTCATGGCATGCCAGGCATGTTTTCTTTTGGTCTATCAAGTATTGCTAAAACCTGCAGGAATGCACCGATGGAGTCGTATTTACCTGGGGGTTGTGATCCTTCTGTCTTTCATGATACCCCTATTGCATGTTCAAATTCAAACGGAAAATCCCTTGCCTATGTCTGTATTGGAAGAGGAATTTGTGATCCCGTTCGAACAGGCCTTTATAGGGGACAATCAATCACCAAATCCAGTCCAATCCGACCGGACCTGGGGTACTGTTCTTCTGTATGTAGCAATCGGTATTTATCTCCTGATCGCCACATTTCTATTGGTCAAATATTTTGTGAACCTCAAGGTCATTATTACTCAAATAAAAAAGCTCCCATATGATAAACTAAAAGGCATAAAATTCTACGAAACAGACGGACTTGGTCCATATTCATTTTTCGAATCGGTCTTTATTCCCAGGGATATAAAGTCCTCGCAAGGATATGCCCAAGTCGTCGAACACGAGCTTGCCCATGCCAGGCATTGGCACAGTCTCGATCGAATTATTATTGATTTCATCGTTGCTCTTCTGTGGTTCAATCCTTTCATCTATTGGTATAGAAATGCCTTGAAAGCAGTCCACGAATTCCAGGCAGATGAACAAGTGTTAAAGCGATTCCCTGACAAGATTGCTTATCAGGAGATCCTGTACCTACAATTGTTCAAGCCTGTGGTCGGATTAGCCAGTCATTTCAATGCCACCTTAATCAAAAAAAGAATTGTTATGATGAATCGAAAAAAAATAAATCTCTACCGTTGGTTACCTGTGCTTTCAATTCCTGCGATCTTATGCTTGTCGCTGGCTTTCTCACTGAAAGAAGTACATGAGCCCGTAGAATTAGCATTACAGCATCACCTCAATCTAGGGCCGGACACACATTTGAGTCCCCAAATTGAACTCCCCCAAAAGGAGGATATTCCTGACATATCACCGATCAAGGCTTCTGATCTGACAAGAATGTCTTCCGCTTTTGGTATGCGAAAAGACCCGCGAACAAAGGTGCGGAAACACCATAGAGGGGTAGATTTCTCCGCACCGATAGGAACCGATGTATATGCTACGGCAGATGGCGTCATAAAGACCGCACAATCAAGGAAAGGAGGCTATGGGATCATGGTTGAAATCACCCATGGAGATGAGGGCGAGTATACGACTCGTTATGCACACATGGACTCCTATCAGGTAGAAGTAGGTCAAGAGGTAAAGAAAGGCGAAATTATTGGTAAAGTAGGCAATAGCGGCCTGTCGTACGGCCCTCATTTACACTATGAGGTCCACGTTGACGGCAAACCTGTAGACCCTCAAAAATATATCACTGAAAAATAG
- a CDS encoding sterol desaturase family protein — MEALIEFFEHVPTWFRAGLLIGGIVIFWAVEGILPLFSFHYRKFRHGGLNLFFTLTTAIIGFGLAGVLLTASDFVASNKIGLLYIVDLPLWAQIVVGVLLLDCIGAYLIHFVEHKVKWMWKFHVVHHSDTTVDVTTGLRHHPGETVFRIGFTIMAVMIVGAPMGIIMLYQSLSVLFAHLTHANINMPGKLDKALSLLFVTPNMHKVHHHYEQPLTDTNYGNIFSIWDRIFGTYAYVDDTSSLKYGIDTHMASEENTRLSNLLAIPFQKYRQPKGKE; from the coding sequence ATGGAAGCGTTGATTGAGTTTTTCGAACATGTCCCCACTTGGTTTCGAGCAGGTTTGTTGATAGGAGGGATTGTCATCTTTTGGGCTGTAGAAGGTATACTTCCTCTGTTTTCCTTTCATTATCGGAAATTCCGACATGGAGGCCTCAATCTCTTTTTTACCCTCACGACAGCAATTATTGGTTTTGGACTTGCGGGTGTATTGCTCACTGCCTCTGATTTTGTGGCATCCAATAAGATTGGTTTATTGTACATCGTGGACTTACCCCTTTGGGCACAGATTGTTGTTGGCGTGCTGTTGTTGGATTGCATCGGTGCTTATCTGATCCATTTTGTAGAGCATAAAGTCAAGTGGATGTGGAAATTTCATGTGGTGCATCACAGTGATACTACCGTGGATGTCACGACAGGACTAAGACATCATCCCGGAGAAACCGTTTTTCGAATCGGGTTCACCATCATGGCGGTGATGATCGTTGGTGCTCCAATGGGGATTATCATGTTGTATCAATCCCTTTCAGTGCTGTTTGCTCACCTGACCCATGCCAATATCAACATGCCGGGTAAATTAGACAAGGCACTTTCATTATTATTCGTTACTCCGAATATGCATAAGGTGCATCATCACTATGAGCAGCCATTGACCGATACCAATTACGGGAATATCTTTTCCATCTGGGACCGTATTTTCGGAACGTATGCTTACGTTGATGACACATCTTCTTTGAAATATGGTATAGATACTCATATGGCTTCAGAAGAAAATACACGATTGAGTAATCTGCTTGCCATACCCTTCCAGAAATACCGACAACCAAAAGGGAAGGAATAG
- a CDS encoding M14 family zinc carboxypeptidase: MRKILLTSAFSLLALLTIAQDYFYGGKGPFDSNIPSPEAFLGYPIGEHHTRHDRIVAYFEKLAELSPKATIHQYGMTHEYRPLVILTITSEANHNNLEELKQKHLDVVNTNTTVDDFSDIPAFINLGYNVHGNEPSSSEAAMLTAYTLLASQSDEVKQFLDQGVIMIDPTINPDGRDRHTHWANMHKGTPMVADPNDVEHNESWPRGRTNHYWFDLNRDWWLAINPESRGKLNWYHQWYPNVVTDFHEMGTNSTYFFEPMKDNASKNPIMPKENYTTLNDLFAKYYQEDLNKIGSFYFTKEVFDGTYPGYGSSYPDLQGGLALLFEQASSRGHKQNTPTGEITFAFTIRNQYTSSMATVRASVENKDLLHDYQQRFFKSALSNARSSRTKSYVFTGGEDAGRTKAFIDKLLIHRVKVYKTNSDITSASKSFKQGQSYIVPTNQPQYRMVQSAFETYKEFKDSVYYDASAWSIANFYNMTYAAMTTASLGEEVTNNTIWDTVSDFPKSDYAYLIPWKDYNAMPLLNDLQQQKIVTFSGFKPFSINTHDGNRTFDYGTLMIPVSKQNATSEDLHRNLINLANKHGVQIYATDGGYSSTGIDLGSRHFRPLRQPKPLMLIGDGIYSYEAGEVWHLLDQRMGMPITKVRMNRFGSINWDNYNTLVLTSGSYSQLDSVDIQNIKNWISKGNTLITFRTATQWAINKGLVNEKLIKEEKKDKNGEVKRMPYIDAPENRGKNSVGGAIFEVNLDLTHPVAFGYSKENIPVYRNSTVWLAPSKNPYATVAKYTTNPHIDGFVTKKNLDQFVKPGASIVVSNIGGGRAILFAENPNFRGSWYGTNKLFMNAMFLGNHISVPRE; the protein is encoded by the coding sequence ATGCGAAAAATCCTCCTAACCTCTGCCTTCAGCTTGTTGGCCTTGCTCACCATCGCACAAGATTATTTCTATGGTGGTAAGGGTCCATTCGATTCTAATATTCCATCACCGGAAGCTTTTCTTGGCTATCCTATTGGTGAGCACCATACTCGACATGATCGGATTGTCGCATATTTTGAAAAATTGGCCGAGCTTTCCCCGAAAGCCACGATCCATCAATATGGCATGACGCATGAGTATCGGCCATTGGTGATCCTGACCATCACTTCCGAAGCCAATCACAACAACCTTGAAGAACTAAAGCAAAAGCATCTGGACGTAGTGAATACGAATACAACTGTTGATGACTTTTCAGACATTCCGGCTTTCATAAACCTCGGCTACAATGTGCACGGAAATGAGCCTTCTAGCTCAGAAGCAGCGATGCTAACCGCCTATACACTTCTGGCTTCTCAGAGTGATGAAGTGAAGCAATTCCTGGATCAGGGCGTGATTATGATCGACCCAACAATCAATCCGGATGGCAGAGACCGCCACACGCACTGGGCCAACATGCACAAAGGCACACCAATGGTGGCAGACCCCAATGATGTAGAGCACAATGAATCCTGGCCAAGAGGAAGAACCAATCACTACTGGTTCGACCTAAACCGTGACTGGTGGTTGGCCATCAATCCTGAGAGCCGCGGGAAACTCAACTGGTATCATCAATGGTATCCCAATGTAGTGACTGACTTTCATGAAATGGGCACCAACAGCACGTACTTTTTCGAGCCGATGAAGGACAATGCGAGTAAGAATCCCATCATGCCAAAAGAGAACTACACCACCCTAAATGATCTCTTCGCCAAATACTATCAGGAAGACCTCAACAAGATTGGATCATTCTATTTCACCAAAGAAGTATTTGACGGCACCTACCCGGGTTATGGATCTTCCTATCCAGACTTACAAGGCGGATTGGCCTTGCTGTTCGAGCAAGCCAGCTCACGTGGACACAAGCAAAACACACCGACAGGTGAGATCACTTTTGCCTTTACGATCAGGAACCAGTATACCTCTTCAATGGCGACTGTTCGCGCCTCTGTCGAGAACAAAGACCTTCTTCATGATTACCAGCAGAGGTTCTTTAAGTCTGCCTTAAGCAATGCCAGAAGCTCCAGAACAAAGTCATATGTATTTACCGGAGGTGAAGATGCTGGCCGAACCAAAGCTTTCATCGATAAGCTATTGATCCATCGGGTTAAAGTCTACAAAACAAACAGTGATATTACTTCCGCCAGCAAATCCTTCAAACAAGGGCAGTCTTACATTGTACCAACCAACCAACCACAATACCGGATGGTACAAAGTGCTTTTGAAACGTATAAGGAGTTCAAAGACAGTGTGTACTACGACGCTTCGGCCTGGTCTATAGCCAACTTTTACAACATGACTTATGCGGCCATGACTACCGCCTCACTAGGTGAAGAAGTCACCAACAATACCATCTGGGATACCGTATCGGACTTCCCAAAATCCGACTATGCTTATCTTATTCCGTGGAAAGATTACAATGCGATGCCATTGCTCAATGATTTGCAGCAGCAAAAGATTGTGACCTTTTCAGGGTTTAAACCCTTTTCCATCAATACACATGATGGCAATCGCACTTTTGATTATGGCACCCTGATGATCCCTGTAAGTAAACAAAATGCTACCAGCGAAGATTTACACCGTAACCTCATCAATCTTGCCAATAAACACGGCGTTCAAATCTATGCTACTGACGGAGGCTACTCCTCTACCGGAATTGACTTGGGTAGCCGACACTTCCGACCTCTAAGACAGCCTAAGCCCCTGATGCTGATTGGCGATGGCATTTACTCCTATGAGGCTGGGGAAGTTTGGCACCTGCTCGATCAACGCATGGGCATGCCAATCACCAAAGTCCGTATGAACCGATTTGGCAGTATCAATTGGGACAACTACAATACGCTGGTATTAACCTCGGGATCTTACTCTCAATTGGATTCAGTAGATATTCAAAATATCAAAAACTGGATCAGTAAGGGGAATACATTGATCACCTTTCGAACGGCGACTCAATGGGCAATCAACAAAGGACTCGTGAATGAAAAATTGATCAAGGAAGAAAAGAAAGACAAGAATGGCGAAGTGAAAAGAATGCCTTACATCGATGCACCCGAAAACCGCGGAAAGAATTCCGTCGGTGGTGCCATCTTTGAAGTAAACCTGGATCTTACACATCCAGTTGCCTTTGGGTACAGCAAGGAAAATATCCCTGTATACAGAAACAGTACCGTATGGTTAGCACCAAGTAAAAATCCGTATGCCACAGTGGCAAAGTACACAACGAATCCTCATATCGATGGATTCGTCACCAAGAAAAACCTGGATCAATTCGTGAAACCGGGCGCTTCTATCGTGGTTAGCAACATTGGTGGCGGAAGAGCCATTCTGTTTGCCGAAAATCCTAACTTCAGAGGTTCATGGTATGGTACTAACAAGCTCTTCATGAATGCCATGTTCCTGGGTAATCATATCAGTGTTCCAAGGGAATAA
- a CDS encoding DUF6702 family protein, whose amino-acid sequence MLFFSYLSLLLVLVNPSEDNHAVYISVVEIEASQIRVKVFSDDLRDAIRSHAGIVPDSSVVHYCSKYQKEINQYFSEKLTLVINEKEIPFQFHTASDEGESYWISFGFSMEEEWKSMQVEDKHFMEMFPGQSNIIKVNWPDSRFGRLNASETSCSFEF is encoded by the coding sequence ATGCTATTTTTTTCTTACTTGTCGTTATTGTTGGTGCTTGTCAATCCTTCGGAGGATAACCATGCAGTATACATTTCTGTGGTGGAGATTGAAGCCAGTCAGATTCGTGTCAAAGTTTTTTCAGATGACTTGAGAGATGCCATAAGAAGTCATGCCGGTATCGTCCCCGATTCATCAGTAGTTCATTATTGCAGTAAATACCAAAAGGAGATTAATCAGTATTTCAGCGAAAAACTGACACTGGTGATCAATGAAAAAGAAATTCCATTCCAATTCCATACAGCTTCCGATGAAGGAGAGAGCTATTGGATCAGTTTCGGCTTTAGCATGGAAGAAGAGTGGAAATCAATGCAAGTAGAAGACAAGCATTTCATGGAGATGTTTCCCGGCCAATCCAATATCATCAAAGTCAACTGGCCAGACTCTCGCTTTGGTAGATTAAATGCCAGTGAGACCTCTTGTTCATTTGAGTTCTAA
- a CDS encoding nucleoside hydrolase, whose product MKELIRLFLSCSFVLVVLLSHAQKKVILDTDPSYDPDDAGCMAMLHAMANQGECYILAVINSTNHKESPIAISAINHFFNRGAIPVGDYKGYAEKIDAPGDTYDGLVAKNYPAPVKSWEEARDGVSLYREILAAAKEKSITVVIIGTMHNFYGLLQSGPDRNSTLTGKELVKEKVAEVVTMGGNFIDGKGLDRTNWGGAEELCSYTDWSCVKEERNAMCRYVIENCQAPFIASGWEVGCGDYYNAEYGNVITGQGLKGLAEDHIIRKSYEFHFQFRGGAEDISRHSNDQCALHYAIRGEANNYVAVKNGKISLSEKGVCAWSEQAGGVQGYIQKNRDKELIAEEIEALMLADTPEPVTQAPIAPANFKAEKKVDHMTVSWDHSKASNDGSWVIGYDVFVSGALQSRVHGNQFHGKLSEKELATLEVRSVNASGTVSAPTKFSDRP is encoded by the coding sequence ATGAAAGAGCTCATTCGACTTTTTTTATCCTGTTCCTTTGTTTTGGTTGTGTTGCTGAGCCATGCCCAGAAAAAAGTGATTTTGGATACCGACCCTTCTTACGATCCGGATGATGCCGGGTGCATGGCCATGTTACATGCCATGGCCAATCAGGGCGAATGCTACATCCTGGCGGTCATCAATTCGACCAATCACAAGGAATCTCCGATCGCCATCAGTGCCATTAACCATTTCTTCAATAGAGGGGCTATCCCAGTCGGGGACTATAAAGGTTATGCTGAAAAAATCGACGCACCTGGAGATACTTACGATGGATTGGTCGCGAAAAATTACCCGGCACCAGTTAAATCCTGGGAGGAGGCCAGGGATGGTGTGTCTCTTTACAGAGAGATATTAGCAGCGGCCAAAGAAAAAAGCATCACGGTCGTGATCATCGGGACCATGCACAATTTCTATGGCTTACTACAATCCGGTCCAGATCGAAACAGCACCCTTACAGGTAAAGAGTTGGTCAAAGAGAAAGTAGCGGAAGTTGTAACCATGGGAGGTAATTTCATTGATGGAAAAGGACTGGATCGTACCAATTGGGGAGGAGCAGAGGAACTGTGCAGTTATACTGATTGGTCCTGCGTGAAAGAAGAACGAAATGCCATGTGCAGGTACGTTATTGAAAATTGTCAGGCACCATTTATTGCTTCAGGTTGGGAAGTGGGCTGTGGAGATTATTATAATGCTGAATATGGCAATGTCATAACCGGGCAAGGGCTCAAAGGACTTGCGGAAGATCACATCATTCGGAAAAGCTATGAATTCCATTTTCAATTTCGAGGAGGTGCGGAAGACATCAGCCGCCATAGCAACGACCAGTGTGCCTTGCACTATGCTATTCGAGGAGAAGCCAACAATTATGTAGCGGTCAAAAATGGTAAGATATCACTATCGGAAAAAGGGGTTTGTGCCTGGAGTGAGCAAGCAGGAGGGGTGCAGGGTTACATCCAGAAAAATAGAGATAAGGAATTGATTGCAGAAGAAATTGAAGCCCTAATGCTGGCTGATACACCTGAACCAGTCACGCAAGCACCCATCGCTCCGGCTAACTTCAAAGCTGAAAAAAAAGTAGATCATATGACTGTATCATGGGATCATTCCAAAGCTTCGAATGATGGAAGTTGGGTGATTGGTTATGATGTGTTTGTCAGTGGAGCCTTGCAATCGAGGGTTCACGGGAACCAATTTCATGGAAAATTGAGTGAAAAGGAGCTGGCTACGTTGGAAGTACGATCAGTCAATGCCTCAGGAACAGTGAGCGCTCCAACAAAATTCTCTGATCGTCCTTAA
- a CDS encoding M28 family peptidase yields the protein MRNRIFLLKALLLAVLTSYAQIAEVDETVTEGKIKSHIYFLASDALRGRDTGSPELDIAAEYIASRFREYGVEPVNGSYFQDVPFKKVTPPNQGVVTTGDLTLAVGDDVLLLDGSNGSWDQDMVYVGYGTEEDFKKKQVEGKIVVALCGSKGEQDPRSWTRLSAEKKKRVTTYGATGLIELYNSTKVPWSLLVRYLHGERTVLDKGGDGVLHLWVNDSNNERAATFDQKKATVSIKVDGMKVQRFNSKNVVGIVPGTDPDLKEEYMMYSAHYDHVGVGAPNDEGDSIYNGSRDNAVGSVTVLAMAENLAKYPTKRSSLFVLFTAEEIGLLGSQYAADNPIIPLDQVVYCFNSDNGGYNDTSLATIIGLPRTTADQEIIKACDAYGLKAVDDPAPEQGLFDRSDNVNFAKKGVPAPTFSMGFTAFDEEIGKYYHQQTDNPETLDYDYLVKFFKSYVYAGRLIADRDARPFWVEGDKYYETGKALYKQP from the coding sequence ATGCGAAACCGAATATTCTTACTCAAGGCCCTTTTGTTGGCCGTGTTAACGAGCTATGCCCAAATAGCCGAAGTAGACGAGACTGTCACTGAGGGTAAAATCAAAAGTCATATTTACTTTTTGGCTTCGGATGCATTGAGAGGTCGTGATACTGGTTCCCCGGAGCTAGACATTGCCGCCGAATACATCGCATCCAGATTTAGAGAATATGGCGTGGAGCCAGTTAATGGTAGTTATTTTCAGGATGTCCCCTTTAAAAAAGTAACGCCGCCAAATCAGGGAGTCGTAACCACCGGAGATTTGACGTTGGCGGTTGGAGATGATGTGCTCCTGCTAGATGGCTCCAATGGCTCCTGGGATCAAGACATGGTCTACGTGGGCTATGGAACCGAAGAGGATTTTAAAAAGAAGCAAGTGGAAGGAAAGATCGTCGTGGCATTATGTGGCTCCAAAGGCGAGCAGGATCCTCGAAGCTGGACACGTCTGTCTGCTGAGAAAAAGAAACGAGTAACTACCTATGGGGCCACAGGCCTGATCGAACTCTACAATTCCACGAAAGTACCTTGGAGTCTGCTGGTTCGGTACCTGCATGGGGAACGCACTGTCTTGGATAAAGGAGGAGATGGTGTATTGCACCTTTGGGTGAATGATTCCAACAACGAACGAGCGGCTACTTTCGATCAAAAGAAAGCGACTGTTTCCATCAAAGTGGATGGCATGAAAGTACAGCGATTTAATTCCAAAAATGTGGTAGGGATCGTGCCTGGAACGGACCCGGATTTGAAGGAAGAATACATGATGTACTCTGCACATTATGATCATGTAGGAGTGGGTGCACCCAATGATGAAGGAGATTCGATCTATAACGGTTCGCGTGACAATGCCGTGGGTAGTGTGACCGTATTGGCAATGGCTGAAAATTTGGCGAAATACCCGACCAAAAGATCTTCACTTTTTGTGCTGTTCACCGCGGAAGAGATTGGCCTGCTCGGCAGTCAGTATGCCGCGGACAATCCGATCATTCCACTGGACCAGGTCGTATATTGTTTCAATAGTGACAATGGTGGATACAATGATACTTCATTAGCGACCATCATTGGTTTGCCGAGAACTACTGCGGATCAGGAGATCATTAAAGCATGCGATGCCTATGGTTTGAAAGCCGTGGATGATCCTGCTCCTGAGCAAGGACTTTTTGATCGCTCCGACAATGTCAATTTTGCGAAGAAAGGCGTTCCGGCCCCAACGTTCAGTATGGGATTCACGGCTTTTGATGAAGAAATAGGTAAATACTATCACCAGCAAACAGACAATCCTGAAACGCTGGATTATGACTATTTAGTGAAGTTCTTTAAGTCATATGTCTATGCAGGAAGGCTTATCGCTGATCGCGATGCCCGTCCATTCTGGGTAGAAGGAGATAAGTATTACGAAACCGGAAAAGCACTTTATAAGCAGCCTTAA
- a CDS encoding BlaI/MecI/CopY family transcriptional regulator, protein MKELTKAEEQLMKYLWKLERAFLKDIVEQYPEPRPAYTTISTVVNVLVRKKMVNFKTYGKSREYFPLLSRQQYLSNSYKGLLSGFFEGSTKQFASFFTSDQDLSLSELEDIRKMIDEEIKKQKEQS, encoded by the coding sequence ATGAAAGAATTGACTAAAGCAGAAGAGCAACTAATGAAGTACCTCTGGAAACTGGAACGCGCTTTTTTAAAAGATATCGTTGAGCAATATCCAGAGCCCAGACCCGCTTACACCACCATCTCTACGGTGGTCAATGTGCTGGTTAGGAAAAAGATGGTAAACTTCAAGACCTACGGAAAGTCCCGAGAATACTTTCCGCTACTGAGCCGACAACAATACCTTTCTAATTCCTATAAAGGGTTATTAAGTGGCTTTTTTGAAGGGTCTACGAAACAATTTGCCTCCTTTTTTACAAGCGATCAGGACCTGTCTCTTTCAGAATTGGAAGACATTCGGAAAATGATCGATGAAGAAATCAAAAAACAAAAAGAGCAGTCGTAA
- a CDS encoding amidohydrolase, which yields MRISILALSFLFLAANTPQMVDRDLIRADVDYLISLYKNIHQNPELSLQEKNTSALLAKELRSVGFEVTENFGGYGIVGILKNGDGPQILYRTDMDALPMWEKTDLDYMSKVEVPYQGGKVGTMHSCGHDMHMATWIGTARAMAAMKDQWSGTLMMIGQPAEEIGMGAKMMLDEGLYQKFGVPDFGIGLHSSPTIPAGAIGVGDGHTMANTESIDIQVYGVGAHGASPHMSIDPVVTASMIVMDLQTIVSRNLKPIDDAVVTVGAIKGGTKHNIISDEVSLQLTVRTFKPEVRELVHRRIKEISRGVGIAAGLPEDKLPEVIIPEVYTPANYNNPELAAKIRSSAAKVIGKSNVEISEPQMVGEDFARYGSTEEKVPTVLFWLGTVPDARMKSGDLPGLHSPFYFPEPAKSLETGVSVMSQSLVDLFNG from the coding sequence ATGAGAATTTCAATCCTTGCACTGAGTTTCCTCTTTCTTGCCGCCAATACACCCCAAATGGTCGATCGTGACTTGATCAGGGCAGACGTTGACTATCTGATTTCTCTTTATAAAAACATCCATCAGAATCCGGAATTATCTCTTCAAGAGAAAAACACTTCTGCCCTATTGGCGAAGGAATTGAGATCGGTGGGATTTGAAGTCACAGAAAATTTCGGAGGGTATGGCATTGTGGGTATCTTAAAAAACGGTGATGGGCCTCAAATCTTATATCGTACAGACATGGACGCACTCCCCATGTGGGAAAAGACAGACCTGGATTATATGAGCAAGGTAGAGGTGCCTTATCAGGGAGGGAAAGTAGGCACGATGCACTCCTGTGGGCATGACATGCACATGGCTACCTGGATAGGGACAGCAAGGGCCATGGCTGCAATGAAAGATCAATGGAGTGGAACTCTGATGATGATTGGACAGCCAGCTGAAGAAATCGGTATGGGGGCGAAAATGATGTTGGACGAAGGACTCTACCAAAAATTTGGGGTACCAGACTTTGGGATAGGATTACACAGCAGCCCTACGATCCCTGCGGGCGCAATTGGGGTCGGTGATGGACATACCATGGCCAATACAGAATCTATAGACATCCAAGTATATGGTGTAGGTGCACACGGTGCTTCTCCTCATATGTCTATTGATCCGGTCGTAACCGCGAGTATGATTGTAATGGATCTGCAAACCATTGTCAGTCGTAACCTGAAACCAATCGATGATGCCGTTGTTACCGTTGGTGCGATCAAAGGCGGAACGAAACATAATATCATTTCCGATGAAGTGAGTTTGCAGCTTACGGTAAGGACTTTTAAACCTGAAGTACGAGAACTGGTCCACCGACGCATTAAAGAAATTTCCCGGGGTGTAGGAATTGCCGCAGGATTACCCGAGGATAAGTTGCCTGAGGTGATCATCCCTGAAGTATACACGCCCGCCAATTATAACAACCCGGAATTGGCTGCTAAAATCCGATCTTCTGCAGCAAAAGTTATTGGAAAGTCGAATGTAGAAATTTCAGAACCTCAAATGGTAGGTGAAGATTTCGCTCGATATGGATCTACTGAGGAAAAAGTACCGACTGTATTATTTTGGTTAGGTACTGTACCGGATGCAAGGATGAAATCAGGGGACCTTCCCGGATTGCATTCGCCTTTTTACTTTCCGGAACCAGCCAAATCGCTGGAGACCGGCGTATCTGTGATGAGTCAGTCGCTGGTGGATCTTTTTAATGGATAA
- a CDS encoding RDD family protein, with protein MSEQLYPGVFLRVKALVIDSIMLVLMMGAVTFLFSKLESVPETFRIVAFVVIFVLYDPLLTSLAGGTVGHKANGIRVKRASNHDKNILLPMAILRFLIKAFLGIISLVTLSFNDERRGIHDLASGSVVLYDQQPTA; from the coding sequence ATGTCAGAACAACTTTATCCGGGTGTCTTTCTCAGAGTGAAAGCACTGGTCATCGATTCTATCATGCTGGTACTCATGATGGGTGCCGTTACTTTTTTGTTTTCTAAATTGGAAAGTGTTCCTGAGACCTTTAGAATCGTTGCATTTGTAGTCATTTTCGTTTTGTACGATCCCTTATTGACCAGCCTGGCGGGGGGAACCGTAGGGCATAAAGCCAATGGCATACGTGTAAAACGTGCTTCAAATCACGATAAGAATATCTTGTTGCCCATGGCAATACTCAGGTTCCTAATCAAGGCATTTCTTGGGATTATTTCCTTGGTGACCCTGTCCTTCAATGATGAAAGGAGAGGCATCCATGATCTTGCCTCAGGATCTGTAGTGCTGTACGATCAACAGCCGACTGCTTAG
- a CDS encoding cupin domain-containing protein — translation MGFLDLNEIEGKELLPGFAGKFVHTATMTIAHWEIKEGSILPLHDHVHEQVVNMIEGELEMTIGGETRVMTAGQTFAITSSVPHEGKALTDCKVIDVFTPAREDYK, via the coding sequence ATGGGATTTCTAGACTTAAATGAGATTGAGGGAAAGGAACTACTTCCCGGATTTGCAGGAAAATTTGTTCACACAGCCACAATGACAATTGCCCATTGGGAGATCAAGGAAGGAAGTATACTGCCATTGCACGATCATGTGCATGAGCAAGTGGTCAACATGATCGAGGGCGAGTTGGAAATGACCATAGGAGGAGAAACCCGGGTGATGACCGCTGGCCAGACATTTGCCATTACCAGCAGTGTCCCACACGAGGGAAAAGCCCTTACCGATTGCAAAGTGATTGATGTTTTCACCCCCGCACGGGAGGATTATAAGTAG